Part of the Triticum urartu cultivar G1812 chromosome 2, Tu2.1, whole genome shotgun sequence genome, NNNNNNNNNNNNNNNNNNNNNNNNNNNNNNNNNNNNNNNNNNNNNNNNNNNNNNNNNNNNNNNNNNNNNNNNNNNNNNNNNNNNNNNNNNNNNNNNNNNNNNNNNNNNNNNNNNNNNNNNNNNNNNNNNNNNNNNNNNNNNNNNNNNNNNNNNNNNNNNNNNNNNNNNNNNNNNNNNNNNNNNNNNNNNNNNNNNNNNNNNNNNNNNNNNNNNNNNNNNNNNNNNNNNNNNNNNNNNNNNNNNNNNNNNNNNNNNNNNNNNNNNNNNNNNNNNNNNNNNNNNNNNNNNNNNNNNNNNNNNNNNNNNNNNNNNNNNNNNNNNNNNNNNNNNNNNNNNNNNNNNNNNNNNNNNNNNNNNNNNNNNNNNNNNNNNNNNNNNNNNNNNNNNNNNNNNNNNNNNNNNNNNNNNNNNNNNNNNNNNNNNNNNNNNNNNNNNNNNNNNNNNNNNNNNNNNNNNNNNNNNNNNNNNNNNNNNNNNNNNNNNNNNNNNNNNNNNNNNNNNNNNNNNNNNNNNNNNNNNNNNNNNNNNNNNNNNNNNNNNNNNNNNNNNNNNNNNNNNNNNNNNNNNNNNNNNNNNNNNNNNNNNNNNNNNNNNNNNNNNNNNNNNNNNNNNNNNNNNNNNNNNNNNNNNNNNNNNNNNNNNNNNNNNNNNNNNNNNNNNNNNNNNNNNNNNNNNNNNNNNNNNNNNNNNNNNNNNNNNNNNNNNNNNNNNNNNNNNNNNNNNNNNNNNNNNNNNNNNNNNNNNNNNNNNNNNNNNNNNNNNNNNNNNNNNNNNNNNNNNNNNNNNNNNNNNNNNNNNNNNNNNNNNNNNNNNNNNNNNNNNNNNNNNNNNNNNNNNNNNNNNNNNNNNNNNNNNNNNNNNNNNNNNNNNNNNNNNNNNNNNNNNNNNNNNNNNNNNNNNNNNNNNNNNNNNNNNNNNNNNNNNNNNNNNNNNNNNNNNNNNNNNNNNNNNNNNNNNNNNNNNNNNNNNNNNNNNNNNNNNNNNNNNNNNNNNNNNNNNNNNNNNNNNNNNNNNNNNNNNNNNNNNNNNNNNNNNNNNNAATCCAAATTTGAAATTCAAATTTCGTACGAAATTTTTACAGTATTTCGTTTTCGATGCCCCGCGAGAAAAAATGTCTGCTCGGGATCCAAATCCTTGTACTGAATTCGGCGTGTGCGAAGCCGGGGTCCGTGTTGCACGCACGAGCCAAGTTGTTACACGAGTTCGATGTATGCCGTAAGTTCTAGCATCAAAGTGACCGTTTACGCCAAGTTCAAGCACCACCGATGTGATTAACTCAAAAGTATACTTTTCTCTATTTAAAAACGAGGGAGTATGTAGTAGGTGCGTCCTCTTAATGCTTCATATTAAATCAATATAAAATTCATCCCTTATCAAAAAAATACTTAATTACCTGTTACCGCGAATGAACGGGAACAATGTATAGCGAGCTTTTGGAATCTAAGCGAAAGACAAAATAGTGAAAGAGCGTAGCTATGTCTCAGTCGAAAAAATTACACAGATCTCAATGCAAGATCTGGTGATATAGCATCAACTGAGACTTAGTAAAACTACAGTGAAAACGACCGCGCGCTGCCGTTCGCCCCGTCAAACATTGTGCAgcgccggccggccggccggcatTGAAAGGTTACCGCGTCACATGCCCTGGGCTCCAGCTAGAACGCGGGGAACTTGACCTGGTCGGTGCAGCGGCTCTGCATCGGCACCGCCGGGCAGGGGACGGGGCCGGTGCCGGCGAGGTCGACGCACTGGTACACCTGGTACAGCTGCGTCTCGTTGCGCGCGTTCCGGTTGCACTCGATGCCAGGCGCCGACCCCGTCGCCTCCCCGATGGCGTCCCGGATGCTGCCCACGCAGTACGTCCTCTCCTCCGACGGCGCGATCCCGGCGTCGAGGAGGATGCGGGTGAGGTTGAAGCGGGCCTTGTACCGGAGCGCCGCGAGGAAGTAGGCGTGCTGGTCCATGTTGGAGCAGGTGCCGTGCCTGCTCCACTCGTGGCTCCAGAAGGCCGTGCTGTCGTTGCTCCTGCACGACAGCGTCCCCCAGTTCCGGTCCATGTCGCTCCTCAGGTCGCTGATCTGCAACGCATTCGCCGACAGATTACAGAGGGAACTTCTGGAGATGAAGAGTGGCATGCGGTTATTTATACGCACCAGCGACGGGTTGAAGGTGTCGCCGGCGTTGCAGAAGTCCGGCCAGCACCTGGTCCTGTTGGTATCGCCGGCGGGGCGGCACGCGGCGTAGTTGGGCCACAGGCCGTGGATGCCGAAGTCCGCCGCCGGCTTCACGTTGcccgggaagcagcagccgccCGTCGTGTCGCAGAACGAGCCGGGCCACTGCATTCAGGAACGGTCAGCCACAGTTCAGACACACACACACGATAGAGCAATCAAAAGTTCATAAATGATTAGTTAGTTTACCTGCTGGACATGGTAGAAGAAATCGAAATCGGTGGCTGAGGCGAGAAGGAGAG contains:
- the LOC125541197 gene encoding ribonuclease 1-like, which encodes MRLHCCSLAVLLLPLLLASATDFDFFYHVQQWPGSFCDTTGGCCFPGNVKPAADFGIHGLWPNYAACRPAGDTNRTRCWPDFCNAGDTFNPSLISDLRSDMDRNWGTLSCRSNDSTAFWSHEWSRHGTCSNMDQHAYFLAALRYKARFNLTRILLDAGIAPSEERTYCVGSIRDAIGEATGSAPGIECNRNARNETQLYQVYQCVDLAGTGPVPCPAVPMQSRCTDQVKFPAF